The window CATTCATGCAGTCATTGTCAGTTAGGCCTCAGTTACAGTTTCTCACACTCTGCCTTTGACCccccctgtttttctttccatctcTGTGTTATCTGAAGATCAGCACTTTGGTTAACTTTAACTCTGACATAAAACTCTTCAGTGTGTTGGTTGAGAGAAACCACACTTGGCTTATATTTAGCAGAATATGACAGAAAAATTCCAGCCTATCCCCTCGCCTCATGCATCAAGTGTGAGAATTGTAACCAACCATAAGCATTTATTCGGGGTGACTAATCGAGATGAATTTTTCTAAAAACAAAGATCTTGCAACCGTGCAGTTCTACCAACAATTACTGAAAGGAACTGGAAAAACATCTCCATCTCTTTCCCCTCCTCCCTTTATCTACCAGAGTGCAGGCTGCTTGCAGCAGTCATCGCGAGCAGACAGACGATCACCATGACTTTTTTATTGCCTCAAGGAAACTCATTCTTTCTGTGGAAGGACCTGACCCTGCACTTTGTGAATCCATAAATAAGATGTGGCATCCACAGCCCCAGCCTTACCATCCAGTCCCTGAATGCACCGTCAGTCTGCTCTTCACGCTCCCCTCTGAGAAACCAGCGCTGTTCTTGAATTTAATTCCCATCTTTGAACACTATGACCTCGTTACCAAAATGAATACAGTGCTTTTTCACTGGATCACTCTTGTTGGTGGAAAACATGGCGTCTTAGACACATAAAGAGAGACTGAGTGTCTGATGGAAGATCCAGGCCTCCATTTGGGTGAGGCATTGGGTCCTTAGGCCTGTTCCCCTCACTGGCAGCCTCACTGGAATACTAATGTTCGAATGGTTACCCGCCACTGCCCTAAAAGTTATGGCTCACCACTCCAACCCCCCTGCTTCTCTACAGCAATGGGACAgcactgcttgttttctctcGGGGTAGCTGACAGACTGTCTACCCAGAAGCCTCTGTCAGTAATAAACAAAATGGGAAACAGAACCCCAGTCCAGTAAAACAGATCACTGCAGTGCTAGGAGGATGAGAGATGGAAAATAATACAGAAGCACAggggacaggaaaaaaaatgtgcctTTGAAATATAGTTAGGAGGATATTACTCTGATATCACATTAGCACAGTGGAATAAATTACATGTACTGTATATGTGGTCACGATTTATAAAAGGAAAGGTTTAAAAGAGTCATAACACCACTATAAATATGATGatgcagatatttgatgtttggCTCATCATCTCTAACCCCTAAAGCACACTAATGCCCTGCTGCATAAACTAAGCTTAAGACCAATATGAGAACAATAAGAAGAAGGCAAGATAAATGTATATTCTTAATAGTAAAATAACTTGTTTAATATATTTGACAAACGACTTACTTCTATTGTTGccacacattttaaataatgaCTTATTTTATATAGGATATGGATAGTGAATATACACTCTAGCATTTATTTGACGCAAGAAATATAACCATATATTATAAGCACTTTAGGAAGCTTTAAAAGCAGCTTCTCTTACCTTGACATGCCCCTCTTTGACCTCACCATACTGGACATGCTTCCTAAGGTGGTTGCAGATGGCTCGGAGGGTTGGGTGTATCTCTACACAGAAGTTACACCTGAATCCGATGGGAGTTTTATTTACAGGACTCTCCTGTGCACAGAAAAGGAacgattttcttttttaaatgtcctatttaaaaatatatgacaaaaaacacacaccatTAAAGCACCATAACTACCTAATTTAACATGAGTTGTGTGAATGGTGTGCACAAGCCAACATATCTGCCACAGTCAGACGACGGCATTATTTTAGTCTTGGTTTACAATTTTCACAAGAAAAACTACAGAATATTACCGTTCTATAATTTAACATGAAGTTAATATGAAACTAATTGGCAGATCATGAAACCACCCCATCATGCACAGTTAGCGGCTTGCAAATTGGCTCAATGAGCGAAAGAGCTCTGGTTCAATCCTGGAAGGAGACACAAAATAGTGTCTTCTAAAGGTAGCTTCTTCTACCATTACTTTTACCGTTTACTGCCAATGAAGTGCAGGGGCAAAGCCACCCTTTAGCTTTAGCACAATGCCACAAATggttgtgtaaaaaaaaaaaaaaaaaagaaggaagctTCCATCTTACAGGAAGATGAAGAACACATGTAGAGCATTGGTATGTGACTCTCAGGTAAATCACAGTATGCCATCACACACATTAATGGTAGGTAGAGAATTCTATTATGCCTTAATTCTTTCTTTAATGAGATTTCGGGACGACTATGTTTGCTCACCTTCTCCTGTTTGCTCTCAGGCAGCTCTGTGGCTTTCTGCTTGCTGAGGAGCTGCCTCCTTCTCTCGTGCCTCATCGCCTTTTTCTGAAACTCCTCATTGTGCTTCAGGAGATGTTTAGCAAGAGCGGGGAGATCTAGGAACTTCAGCTCACAGTGAGAACACTGATATAAATCGGGATCCTCGTCCCAGAGACCAGGAGATACCGCAAAGTCCCGCTTCAAGTCGttgcagtggtggttgttgtagtgcaTAGAGAGCAGCTCGCCAGTGCTAAAAGACAACCTGAAGCATTTCAGACACTTGAATGGCAGCCAGTCCACATCTCCATCCTGCTCAGGTTCGAGCGGGACCTCTATCACTTCCTTATCGTCCTCTGCTGATGCACTCGCGGCAGTCTTTTCGGGTTCTTTGGCATAAATTACAGTGAAGTAGCGGCCGAGTTTGCTCGAATGCTGCTTCTTGGGGAAGACACCCGGGTGGCGTTTAATGTAGTGTGAGACAATGCTCTTCCTGCTGAAGGCCTGGAAGGGGCAAAGAGAGCACCTCCGTCTCTCCACAGCTAATCGCAAATCTTCGCTCATTTCTGAATTGTCCCCTTCTGTCGGCGGGGGTGCCATCACTTTGTTCACCTTTTCGTTCATAGTCTTCGAAGCAGCCAGACAGTGGGTGTAATAGGCATCGATATCATGCCGCTTCTGGTAGTGTGCTGCCAGGCCTTTGCGTATGGGGTTTGTGTATGCGCACAGAGCACATTTGAAGACATTATTTTTACCCTCCGGCTGAGCACGGACGTTGTTGTGCTTGATGCGGTAGTGGCGAGCGATGCCCTTCCTGGTCGAGCAGAAGTATTTGCAGAGCTGACACTTGAACACAGCgtgtttttctgtcttattGATGGGTAACTGAGAGAGGGCAAGGTCCAACTCACTGACCTCCTGGACTTTTGCTGAACTTGATATATGACTAGCGCTGCACTCACCTGCTGGCTCTGTTTCTTTGCCAGAAGAAAAATGAGTCAGAGAAGGACAGAACATGTCGGAAGCAGACTGATTGTGATATTTCTCATAATGGATTTTGAGTTTCTCCAGAGTCCCATGCGTGTACGGGCACATTTTGCATCTGTACGCACCATAGCCCTGCCTTTGAGTTTTGAACTTGTCGTCCCCTTCGTGCAACTCTGTGATTTGCTCTATGTCGTCTGCAAAGTCTTCCGCTGTGACCTTGACCAACGGGTGTCTTTTCTGATAGTGGGTGAGGACTCCGTGGATCCGGGAGTTCACATACGGACAGTGGCGACATTTATACACAGAACTGGGGTTGAGGTCTGCCTCCTGTGCAAAATCTGCAGCTTTCACTTTCATGCCTGGGTGCTTCTTTCCATAGTGGGTGAGGAGGCCATGCAGACTGTTGTACTCTGACAGACATACAGTACACTGATAAGGATTGTTAGAGATGGAAAGGCGTGGGTGGTGAGGCTGGGGATTGCTTTCTTGAGGTGGGGTGGCAATAACCAACGGGCCGTCATCTTCAACAGTCTGGCAATTCAGAGGCGTCTGCTCTTTGGAAACCTGCTGTTGGGCTTTTTCAGTTGAGCCGTTTCCTTTGATTATATCCAAAAGCACAGATTCATCCCCTTTGATAGCCCAGGGGTGGACTGCCTGATAGTGGTTGGTGATGTCCCATATTGTGCATGCCTCAAAGGCACAGTCCCTACACTTGTAATGTTTCGTCTCTGCATTGCCCCCCTGTTGGGTTGTTTCAGGCCCAGCCCACAGCTTGCTGGCCATGTATGTGTAATCAACATTATGCTCAGGGTGGCGTCTTTGGTAATGGAGCAACAGACCCTGGGGTTCAGCATGGGAGTAAATACACCACTCACAGTGGTAGCCAGCCTCCAAGATACCATCTTGGTAAGCCCAGTGTAAAATTGTCATGGCTGTGGCTTTCACAGCAGGGTGCTCTTTCTTTAGGTGCTTCTTCAGAGCATAGACGTAGGGAGACGTGTAGGAACAGTGCCTGCACTTCAGGGAACGCAGAGGCGTAGTGTTTTCAGGGTCTGGAGGAGCTGGGACAGCGGCAGACGAGGCGCCGCTGGACTGAACCATCTGCGCTCGCTCACGTTGACTCCGGACGACTGCAGTGTGGCGGCGCACAAGGTCAGCGTTGGCCTTGGTCTCCCTGTGCTTTTTCTGATAGTGAATAAGCACGCCTTTTACAGTGCGGTTGCCGTAATCACAGTGCTGGCAAAAGAACAGCTCATCCTCGCCTTTCTCACCACTTCCTGGTTTGGGGCTCGAGTTATTAGATCCGTCGTGACCGTTATTTTGAAACTGCTTCATGAACTGCTTGGGTGCTGCAATCTGCAGCTCATCCATGAGCTTCATCAATCCAGGGGTAGGAGCGCCATGTTTGATGTATTTCGCTGTCACTTTCACCTCCGGGTGTCTTTTCTGATAATGGACCAAAACACCAACAACAGATCTGTTGCTGTACACGCAGTGCTTGCAGTAATACATTTCTTCATCTGATCCATAAACTGCTGCACTTGATTGTTTTGGAGTCGAAGACATGCTGGTGTTAAACGAAGAGTTGGCTACAGGCTGTGACTGATCCACTGAGATGACCTTCATGGTTTTCTGTATACGGAAATAAGACGCCTTTTGCTCTGGGTGTTTTTTCTGGTAGTGGACCAGAACAGAGTGCATATTGGGGCTTGCAAAGGAGCACACGTCACAATCGTAGACGACAACATTGCTGCCTTCTTTGAGAGGTTCTGGGTCAGCGCTAGCTTCAGGGGATTTGGAAACCGCTTTCTGCACCGGGCTTGAGGTGGACCTGGGCATCGAAGTGGGAGAGTTAAAATTTTTCGGTCCCGAATTGAGTATTTCCCTCAGAGTCTGTGATTCACTGCTTTTGTGGGACTGCTCTACAATATAGCTGGAAAAGATCATGGCGTTGTTGATTTTCACGGTGGGGTGCATTCTTTGGTAATGGGGCATTAGGCTCCTCACGTTAGGGCTCGTGTACGAACAAAACCGGCACATATATAAGAGATGGGGCTGGTTGAAGTTGAGCACATTGCTTGCTTCAGGGTGGTGGTCCATGTAGTGTTGGTGCAGATCGTTGTAATTTGTGTATTCGATGTAGCACTCTAAGCAGCGGAAGACTGCACTCTGGTCTTCGGGGTCCAGGATGTACTTAAAACTAAACTTGATGTAAGGGTGCATCCTCTGGTAATGGGTGCTGACGCTACGAGCCGACTTGTTGTGGTAATCACAGTGTTTGCAGTAGAAGCGTGTAATTCCAGGATCCTCTGAATATTCCATGTTCTCTTGGACAGCACTGTCACTGGCATCAGCGGAGATATTTTCACTATCGTCCGAGAGAGTCATCGATATGGGGATGTTTCTAGGCTTGGACCTAgggttgctttttcttttccctaTTCTGCTGCCCTCATTAGAGCTGGCAGAGTCTCTTGCATAAAGCTGCTGTGTGTTGTAAGCAAAGACAgggttgttttcattgtttctcCCCTCATCAGCGCTGGCATGATTTTCTCCCGCGTCTTCATCATCCATGTCATCCAGATTAATGACGGTGTCCTGCTGGCTTTGGCTTATCTTGCTTTGAAGGTTACTGGCAATTTCATCAATTCTGGTTCTCTTTTTGACTGAGGACAAATCCAAAGGCAAGTCATTAATGGACTTCCTGGCTCTTTTCCCTGTCACTAAGGGCTTTTTGGTGGCAAGCCCTAAAATGGGGGTCTGGGTTTTTTGTAGGAAGATTGGAGAAGCATCCACTTCAGAGTCTGGCTGGTCAGACAGCTGGGCTTCAAAGACAGTGGAATCGAGGTCATCACAGTAGGAATGCTTATGCTGCTGGTGGACCCTCAGACCTTTCAGGGTGGTGGTGGAGAAGCTGCAGAGGGTGCAGCGGTGAGGGTTCTGCTGGTCGTTTGGTGTGCTGGTTGTCTTTTTCCCATTGACTTTAGAACTCACGTTACCCTCATTAACTGGCTCTGCTGCGCTGTCATTCTGAGGTTCTGGGCTATCACCTGTCAGGTCCAAGGTTTCTAAATCTGAAAAATTGTGGCTCTGTTTGTGCGTGCCTAGTTTCAGAGGGCTGGTGCAAATAAATGGGCACTCATCGCATTT is drawn from Pelmatolapia mariae isolate MD_Pm_ZW linkage group LG7, Pm_UMD_F_2, whole genome shotgun sequence and contains these coding sequences:
- the znf462 gene encoding zinc finger protein 462 isoform X2; amino-acid sequence: MEVLQCDGCDFRAESYDDLKTHIQEVHTVFLQPADADESDSLKDEDEEEEEDYDDKDDKDYTPPKSGMSPNSTDSPNQTLQKPTAETHLQFYQCKFCVRYFRSKSFLRNHTKKVHNVIEPDSDASVSSKTAKQPSYTVIMHSDHSKVYSCQYCTYKSPRKARIMKHQLMYHNKVPSDSAGDPPECNESGEKSDSGTELMKGTFACEWCDYQTNQKDSWTNHVVKEHSDKVKIVSCIAEVEEQASASSPKPDSPSSSRANVSGKEESVAKTPENTLEKSISEISSFQYAQISAVTPNSTGSSILSKRFASSDVPNSAIAMDTNPLNEEDSRSSLEDDDDDEELGDMDDPSYTGTLSADAKQLLTDEDNKLLETKGIPFRKYMNRFQCPFCSFLTMHRRSISRHIENIHLSGKATVYKCDECPFICTSPLKLGTHKQSHNFSDLETLDLTGDSPEPQNDSAAEPVNEGNVSSKVNGKKTTSTPNDQQNPHRCTLCSFSTTTLKGLRVHQQHKHSYCDDLDSTVFEAQLSDQPDSEVDASPIFLQKTQTPILGLATKKPLVTGKRARKSINDLPLDLSSVKKRTRIDEIASNLQSKISQSQQDTVINLDDMDDEDAGENHASADEGRNNENNPVFAYNTQQLYARDSASSNEGSRIGKRKSNPRSKPRNIPISMTLSDDSENISADASDSAVQENMEYSEDPGITRFYCKHCDYHNKSARSVSTHYQRMHPYIKFSFKYILDPEDQSAVFRCLECYIEYTNYNDLHQHYMDHHPEASNVLNFNQPHLLYMCRFCSYTSPNVRSLMPHYQRMHPTVKINNAMIFSSYIVEQSHKSSESQTLREILNSGPKNFNSPTSMPRSTSSPVQKAVSKSPEASADPEPLKEGSNVVVYDCDVCSFASPNMHSVLVHYQKKHPEQKASYFRIQKTMKVISVDQSQPVANSSFNTSMSSTPKQSSAAVYGSDEEMYYCKHCVYSNRSVVGVLVHYQKRHPEVKVTAKYIKHGAPTPGLMKLMDELQIAAPKQFMKQFQNNGHDGSNNSSPKPGSGEKGEDELFFCQHCDYGNRTVKGVLIHYQKKHRETKANADLVRRHTAVVRSQRERAQMVQSSGASSAAVPAPPDPENTTPLRSLKCRHCSYTSPYVYALKKHLKKEHPAVKATAMTILHWAYQDGILEAGYHCEWCIYSHAEPQGLLLHYQRRHPEHNVDYTYMASKLWAGPETTQQGGNAETKHYKCRDCAFEACTIWDITNHYQAVHPWAIKGDESVLLDIIKGNGSTEKAQQQVSKEQTPLNCQTVEDDGPLVIATPPQESNPQPHHPRLSISNNPYQCTVCLSEYNSLHGLLTHYGKKHPGMKVKAADFAQEADLNPSSVYKCRHCPYVNSRIHGVLTHYQKRHPLVKVTAEDFADDIEQITELHEGDDKFKTQRQGYGAYRCKMCPYTHGTLEKLKIHYEKYHNQSASDMFCPSLTHFSSGKETEPAGECSASHISSSAKVQEVSELDLALSQLPINKTEKHAVFKCQLCKYFCSTRKGIARHYRIKHNNVRAQPEGKNNVFKCALCAYTNPIRKGLAAHYQKRHDIDAYYTHCLAASKTMNEKVNKVMAPPPTEGDNSEMSEDLRLAVERRRCSLCPFQAFSRKSIVSHYIKRHPGVFPKKQHSSKLGRYFTVIYAKEPEKTAASASAEDDKEVIEVPLEPEQDGDVDWLPFKCLKCFRLSFSTGELLSMHYNNHHCNDLKRDFAVSPGLWDEDPDLYQCSHCELKFLDLPALAKHLLKHNEEFQKKAMRHERRRQLLSKQKATELPESKQEKESPVNKTPIGFRCNFCVEIHPTLRAICNHLRKHVQYGEVKEGHVKEVSEVPLILPSESLTNGNMEGDEAAEVDGLERPGATPKDSDDVAVTVENLDPETDAGEGRAAALVAAARAVVSEGQLKQRLAAGGHPCAQCDRVFMSMQGLRSHERSHSAMALFSKEDKYSCQYCQFVSPFRHNLDRHVQSHHGHHKPFRCKLCPFKSAYVSRLKSHLHKAHTGEQHTYKCLSCPFTSMTISQLKEHSLRDHGEVLTLPKLRAANQAAHATLRPPRPTSNPEQTPIAPDDPSYLEPVDVRQQLSHYQLASRSQMSSSSTPGGSTVADNRPENILTCEFCEFSSGYMQSLRRHYRDRHGGKKLFKCKDCSFFTCYKNTFTMHVEAGHYNNMPEDLAKDLRCPLCLYHTKRKSNMIDHIVLHREERVAPLEVSRSKLSRHLQGLVFRCHKCTFTCSSDQALQLHLQKHAEIKPYQCQLCYYDTNRRIQLEDHLRLEHKVIRNFELMGRVNLDQLDMIKDQGSSAEEEEERETMEMVSDGKVALEEEEEEAEEEDDDNVGMEIIENMVEGQTEMDDEEMEENVKDEDDEVEEVEEVEDEEDEEEVQEVGEGKPAPQEVLASPISNSSSNSSGPSSAEKRIPCEFCGRCFTNSLEWERHVLRHGMMVNNSRLDTSTTSAIEASASSSTGSSVFADTRLDLSSNRKEDGNPTDLSLASQSQYVEDKEKLDTKKDQQFG
- the znf462 gene encoding zinc finger protein 462 isoform X1, whose translation is MEVLQCDGCDFRAESYDDLKTHIQEVHTVFLQPADADESDSLKDEDEEEEEDYDDKDDKDYTPPKSGMSPNSTDSPNQTLQKPTAETHLQFYQCKFCVRYFRSKSFLRNHTKKVHNVIEPDSDASVSSKTAKQPSYTVIMHSDHSKVYSCQYCTYKSPRKARIMKHQLMYHNKVPSDSAGDPPECNESGEKSDSGTELMKGTFACEWCDYQTNQKDSWTNHVVKEHSDKVKIVSCIAEVEEQASASSPKPDSPSSSRANVSGKEESVAKTPENTLEKSISEISSFQYAQISAVTPNSTGSSILSKRFASSDVPNSAIAMDTNPLNEEDSRSSLEDDDDDEELGDMDDPSYTGTLSADAKQLLTDEDNKLLETKGIPFRKYMNRFQCPFCSFLTMHRRSISRHIENIHLSGKATVYKCDECPFICTSPLKLGTHKQSHNFSDLETLDLTGDSPEPQNDSAAEPVNEGNVSSKVNGKKTTSTPNDQQNPHRCTLCSFSTTTLKGLRVHQQHKHSYCDDLDSTVFEAQLSDQPDSEVDASPIFLQKTQTPILGLATKKPLVTGKRARKSINDLPLDLSSVKKRTRIDEIASNLQSKISQSQQDTVINLDDMDDEDAGENHASADEGRNNENNPVFAYNTQQLYARDSASSNEGSRIGKRKSNPRSKPRNIPISMTLSDDSENISADASDSAVQENMEYSEDPGITRFYCKHCDYHNKSARSVSTHYQRMHPYIKFSFKYILDPEDQSAVFRCLECYIEYTNYNDLHQHYMDHHPEASNVLNFNQPHLLYMCRFCSYTSPNVRSLMPHYQRMHPTVKINNAMIFSSYIVEQSHKSSESQTLREILNSGPKNFNSPTSMPRSTSSPVQKAVSKSPEASADPEPLKEGSNVVVYDCDVCSFASPNMHSVLVHYQKKHPEQKASYFRIQKTMKVISVDQSQPVANSSFNTSMSSTPKQSSAAVYGSDEEMYYCKHCVYSNRSVVGVLVHYQKRHPEVKVTAKYIKHGAPTPGLMKLMDELQIAAPKQFMKQFQNNGHDGSNNSSPKPGSGEKGEDELFFCQHCDYGNRTVKGVLIHYQKKHRETKANADLVRRHTAVVRSQRERAQMVQSSGASSAAVPAPPDPENTTPLRSLKCRHCSYTSPYVYALKKHLKKEHPAVKATAMTILHWAYQDGILEAGYHCEWCIYSHAEPQGLLLHYQRRHPEHNVDYTYMASKLWAGPETTQQGGNAETKHYKCRDCAFEACTIWDITNHYQAVHPWAIKGDESVLLDIIKGNGSTEKAQQQVSKEQTPLNCQTVEDDGPLVIATPPQESNPQPHHPRLSISNNPYQCTVCLSEYNSLHGLLTHYGKKHPGMKVKAADFAQEADLNPSSVYKCRHCPYVNSRIHGVLTHYQKRHPLVKVTAEDFADDIEQITELHEGDDKFKTQRQGYGAYRCKMCPYTHGTLEKLKIHYEKYHNQSASDMFCPSLTHFSSGKETEPAGECSASHISSSAKVQEVSELDLALSQLPINKTEKHAVFKCQLCKYFCSTRKGIARHYRIKHNNVRAQPEGKNNVFKCALCAYTNPIRKGLAAHYQKRHDIDAYYTHCLAASKTMNEKVNKVMAPPPTEGDNSEMSEDLRLAVERRRCSLCPFQAFSRKSIVSHYIKRHPGVFPKKQHSSKLGRYFTVIYAKEPEKTAASASAEDDKEVIEVPLEPEQDGDVDWLPFKCLKCFRLSFSTGELLSMHYNNHHCNDLKRDFAVSPGLWDEDPDLYQCSHCELKFLDLPALAKHLLKHNEEFQKKAMRHERRRQLLSKQKATELPESKQEKESPVNKTPIGFRCNFCVEIHPTLRAICNHLRKHVQYGEVKEGHVKQEVSEVPLILPSESLTNGNMEGDEAAEVDGLERPGATPKDSDDVAVTVENLDPETDAGEGRAAALVAAARAVVSEGQLKQRLAAGGHPCAQCDRVFMSMQGLRSHERSHSAMALFSKEDKYSCQYCQFVSPFRHNLDRHVQSHHGHHKPFRCKLCPFKSAYVSRLKSHLHKAHTGEQHTYKCLSCPFTSMTISQLKEHSLRDHGEVLTLPKLRAANQAAHATLRPPRPTSNPEQTPIAPDDPSYLEPVDVRQQLSHYQLASRSQMSSSSTPGGSTVADNRPENILTCEFCEFSSGYMQSLRRHYRDRHGGKKLFKCKDCSFFTCYKNTFTMHVEAGHYNNMPEDLAKDLRCPLCLYHTKRKSNMIDHIVLHREERVAPLEVSRSKLSRHLQGLVFRCHKCTFTCSSDQALQLHLQKHAEIKPYQCQLCYYDTNRRIQLEDHLRLEHKVIRNFELMGRVNLDQLDMIKDQGSSAEEEEERETMEMVSDGKVALEEEEEEAEEEDDDNVGMEIIENMVEGQTEMDDEEMEENVKDEDDEVEEVEEVEDEEDEEEVQEVGEGKPAPQEVLASPISNSSSNSSGPSSAEKRIPCEFCGRCFTNSLEWERHVLRHGMMVNNSRLDTSTTSAIEASASSSTGSSVFADTRLDLSSNRKEDGNPTDLSLASQSQYVEDKEKLDTKKDQQFG